Proteins encoded within one genomic window of Thunnus albacares chromosome 13, fThuAlb1.1, whole genome shotgun sequence:
- the LOC122995460 gene encoding HMG box transcription factor BBX isoform X1, which translates to MKGGGRGKEPSVAGEVTGKRPKRKCLQWHPLLSKKALDFSEEEEEEDEEELEKQPVLCDRDQGSQVQCGSTTEEVEEDSNEQRARRPMNAFLLFCKRHRSLVRQEHPRLDNRGATKILADWWAVLEPKEKQKYTDMAKEYKDAFMKANPGYKWCPTTSKPVKSPSCQPVGNPRKKVWSFSSNSSKDSTTAKKVPKTDSMPQLNFAMADPTKMGGLSMLLLAGEHALTNREIPSSTKPSLPDTASEGNSFPEDKEEMLSGTILNRVPDITESRVTSALSPLAESSLSVAPEGKPCRQSALFQLAEMCLASEAGKMDTVVSQPEDSSSSASLQQTTVKPEIKEEKTETDNCPPSSHTSALLPSLPSVTSTSTDAIPPQLSSQNARVKKKCKKKEVTKSNDNDEIPCSAKKIIKKCDHAESNVDSTIEAVAKGVWKDPEEKLKKKIQSSPGGGNSGLPKKKSKPKVKTFVKEKEEEMDDDSGQCGQYSSSEVEMKEEMTDVSPKTEAEETSIESTELQGSMAEPQNSPGSPSPAKLKEEDKGKERSSEAECNPESRGSRKSERSCKGALYKTLVSEGMLTSLRANIDRGKRGALRASDHDANWSDDSWTVSQMGPNNPKKLKKSKSKDESSQGLGKLEEEFEKKFNSLPQYSPMTFDKKGTAVAKKKKTDSSSVQEEASKTCKGPSPSQKKTSFHKIVRKHKHKKEKPGAVEKAVGQSDSTMLDSASKAKSCAPIAIMCPDVQGTTSMEMLVGSQKRKARKTKITHLVRTADGSVSPAEEDKMRDLNQEQEKKPLPQQNLCNEKGCYSNPRPEEAERSTVPQELPAFFSLAALAEVAAMENAHRGQRGLAESQKKELAQTPVLISCADQ; encoded by the exons ATGAAAGGTGGAGGAAGGGGTAAGGAACCGTCTGTTGCAGGGGAGGTCACTGGCAAGCGCCCCAAACGCAAATGCCTGCAGTGGCacccacttctctccaaaaaggCTCTGGATTTctctgaggaagaagaggaggaggatgaagaggagctggagaag CAGCCAGTGCTGTGTGACCGGGACCAGGGGTCGCAGGTGCAGTGTGGAAGCACAACAGaagaagtggaggaggactCCAACGAACAGCGGGCTCGACGGCCAATGAAtgccttcctcctcttctgcaaACGCCACCGCTCCCTGGTGCGGCAGGAGCACCCTCGTCTGGACAACCGTGGGGCCACTAAGATCCTGGCTGACTGGTGGGCTGTGTTGGAGCCCAAGGAGAAGCAGAAATACACTGACATGGCTAAGGAG TACAAGGACGCCTTTATGAAGGCTAACCCAGGCTACAAGTGGTGTCCCACCACCAGCAAACCAGTGAAGAGCCCTTCATGTCAGCCAGTTGGCAACCCCCGCAAAAAAGTTTGGTCCTTCTCTTCCAACTCATCCAAGGACTCGACCACTGCCAAAAAAGTGCCCAAAACTGACAGCATGCCACAGTTAAACTTTGCCATGGCAG ATCCTACAAAGATGGGAGGCCTTAGCATGCTGCTGTTAGCCGGGGAACATGCCCTCACAAATAGAGAG ATCCCTTCCAGCACTAAACCTAGTTTACCAGATACAGCCAGCGAAGGGAACTCCTTTCCAGAAGATAAGGAAGAG ATGTTGTCTGGGACAATACTGAACAGAGTGCCTGACATCACTGAAAGCAGGGTCACGTCTGCCCTTTCCCCACTGGCAGAG TCATCTCTATCTGTGGCACCTGAAGGAAAACCATGCAGACAGTCTGCTCtcttccagctggctgag aTGTGTTTAGCGTCTGAAGCTGGAAAGATGGACACAGTCGTATCTCAGCCAGAGGACAGCTCTTCTTCAGCCTCTCTCCAGCAAACTACAGTCAAGCCTGAGATcaaggaggagaaaacagaaacagacaactgtcctccctcctctcaCACTTCAGCCCTCTTACCTTCGCTCCCCTCTGTCACTTCTACCTCCACTGATGCCATTCCCCCACAACTCAGCAGCCAAAATGCACGTGTCAAAAAGAAGTGCAAGAAAAAAGAGGTGACCAAGTCAAATGATAATGATGAGATCCCTTGTTCAGCAAAGAAGATCATCAAGAAGTGTGACCATGCTGAATCAAATGTGGACAGTACAATTGAGGCGGTGGCCAAAGGGGTCTGGAAGGACCCAGAGGAGAAGCTCAAGAAGAAGATCCAGAGCAGTCCCGGTGGTGGAAACTCTGGTTTGCCTAAAAAGAAGAGCAAACCCAAAGTCAAGACCTTTgtcaaagaaaaagaggaggagatggatgatGACAGTGGGCAGTGTGGGCAGTACAGCTCCTCTGAGGTGGAGATGAAGGAAGAGATGACTGATGTTAGTCCCAAGACAGAAGCTGAAGAAACAAGTATAGAAAGCACAGAACTTCAGGGCAGCATGGCAGAACCCCAAAACTCCCCCGGCAGCCCTTCACCTGCTAAGCTCAAAGAGGAGGACAAGGGGAAGGAGAGGTCGAGTGAAGCAGAGTGCAACCCAGAGAGCCGTGGCTCCAGGAAGTCAGAGAGGAGCTGCAAAGGGGCCTTGTATAAGACCCTCGTCTCTGAGGGAATGCTGACATCACTGAGAGCCAATATCGACAGAG GTAAAAGAGGTGCTCTCCGTGCTTCTGATCATGATGCAAACTGGAGTGATGACAGCTGGACAGTTTCTCAGATGGGACCTAATAACCCCAAGAAGCTGAAAAAGTCAAAGTCCAAAGATGAATCTTCACAGGG CCTAGGGAAACTGGAGGAAGAGTTTGAAAAGAAGTTTAACAGCCTGCCACAGTATAGCCCAATGACATTTGATAAGAAGGGGACTGCTGttgcaaagaagaagaagacggaCAGCTCCTCTGTTCAAGAGGAAGCCTCCAAAACCTGCAAAG GGCCATCTCCATCTCAGAAAAAGACTTCATTCCACAAGATTGTTaggaagcacaaacacaaaaaggagAAACCAGGTGCAGTGGAAAAAG CAGTGGGACAGAGTGATTCCACCATGCTGGACTCAGCTTCAAAAGCCAAATCATGTGCCCCCATTGCCATAATGTGCCCAGATGTCCAGGGCACCACTAGTATGGAGATGCTAGTTGGTAGCCAGAAGAGGAAGGCTAGGAAGACCAAGATCACACACTTGGTGCGCACAGCTGATGGCAGTGTGTCTCCAGCTGAGG AGGACAAAATGAGGGACCTGAACCAGGAACAGGAGAAGAAGCCATTACCCCAACAGAATTTATGCAATGAAAAAGGGTGCTACAGTAATCCCAGACccgaggaggcagagaggagcacCGTACCGCAAGAGCTACCTGCTTTCTTCAGCCTGGCAGCCCTCGCTGAGGTAGCAGCCATGGAAAACGCTCATAG AGGGCAGAGAGGCCTGGCTGAGAGTCAGAAGAAAGAGCTTGCCCAGACTCCAGTCCTCATCTCCTGCGCTGATCAGTGA
- the LOC122995460 gene encoding HMG box transcription factor BBX isoform X3, whose amino-acid sequence MKGGGRGKEPSVAGEVTGKRPKRKCLQWHPLLSKKALDFSEEEEEEDEEELEKQPVLCDRDQGSQVQCGSTTEEVEEDSNEQRARRPMNAFLLFCKRHRSLVRQEHPRLDNRGATKILADWWAVLEPKEKQKYTDMAKEYKDAFMKANPGYKWCPTTSKPVKSPSCQPVGNPRKKVWSFSSNSSKDSTTAKKVPKTDSMPQLNFAMADPTKMGGLSMLLLAGEHALTNREIPSSTKPSLPDTASEGNSFPEDKEEMLSGTILNRVPDITESRVTSALSPLAESSLSVAPEGKPCRQSALFQLAEMCLASEAGKMDTVVSQPEDSSSSASLQQTTVKPEIKEEKTETDNCPPSSHTSALLPSLPSVTSTSTDAIPPQLSSQNARVKKKCKKKEVTKSNDNDEIPCSAKKIIKKCDHAESNVDSTIEAVAKGVWKDPEEKLKKKIQSSPGGGNSGLPKKKSKPKVKTFVKEKEEEMDDDSGQCGQYSSSEVEMKEEMTDVSPKTEAEETSIESTELQGSMAEPQNSPGSPSPAKLKEEDKGKERSSEAECNPESRGSRKSERSCKGALYKTLVSEGMLTSLRANIDRGKRGALRASDHDANWSDDSWTVSQMGPNNPKKLKKSKSKDESSQGLGKLEEEFEKKFNSLPQYSPMTFDKKGTAVAKKKKTDSSSVQEEASKTCKGPSPSQKKTSFHKIVRKHKHKKEKPGAVEKVGQSDSTMLDSASKAKSCAPIAIMCPDVQGTTSMEMLVGSQKRKARKTKITHLVRTADGSVSPAEEDKMRDLNQEQEKKPLPQQNLCNEKGCYSNPRPEEAERSTVPQELPAFFSLAALAEVAAMENAHRGQRGLAESQKKELAQTPVLISCADQ is encoded by the exons ATGAAAGGTGGAGGAAGGGGTAAGGAACCGTCTGTTGCAGGGGAGGTCACTGGCAAGCGCCCCAAACGCAAATGCCTGCAGTGGCacccacttctctccaaaaaggCTCTGGATTTctctgaggaagaagaggaggaggatgaagaggagctggagaag CAGCCAGTGCTGTGTGACCGGGACCAGGGGTCGCAGGTGCAGTGTGGAAGCACAACAGaagaagtggaggaggactCCAACGAACAGCGGGCTCGACGGCCAATGAAtgccttcctcctcttctgcaaACGCCACCGCTCCCTGGTGCGGCAGGAGCACCCTCGTCTGGACAACCGTGGGGCCACTAAGATCCTGGCTGACTGGTGGGCTGTGTTGGAGCCCAAGGAGAAGCAGAAATACACTGACATGGCTAAGGAG TACAAGGACGCCTTTATGAAGGCTAACCCAGGCTACAAGTGGTGTCCCACCACCAGCAAACCAGTGAAGAGCCCTTCATGTCAGCCAGTTGGCAACCCCCGCAAAAAAGTTTGGTCCTTCTCTTCCAACTCATCCAAGGACTCGACCACTGCCAAAAAAGTGCCCAAAACTGACAGCATGCCACAGTTAAACTTTGCCATGGCAG ATCCTACAAAGATGGGAGGCCTTAGCATGCTGCTGTTAGCCGGGGAACATGCCCTCACAAATAGAGAG ATCCCTTCCAGCACTAAACCTAGTTTACCAGATACAGCCAGCGAAGGGAACTCCTTTCCAGAAGATAAGGAAGAG ATGTTGTCTGGGACAATACTGAACAGAGTGCCTGACATCACTGAAAGCAGGGTCACGTCTGCCCTTTCCCCACTGGCAGAG TCATCTCTATCTGTGGCACCTGAAGGAAAACCATGCAGACAGTCTGCTCtcttccagctggctgag aTGTGTTTAGCGTCTGAAGCTGGAAAGATGGACACAGTCGTATCTCAGCCAGAGGACAGCTCTTCTTCAGCCTCTCTCCAGCAAACTACAGTCAAGCCTGAGATcaaggaggagaaaacagaaacagacaactgtcctccctcctctcaCACTTCAGCCCTCTTACCTTCGCTCCCCTCTGTCACTTCTACCTCCACTGATGCCATTCCCCCACAACTCAGCAGCCAAAATGCACGTGTCAAAAAGAAGTGCAAGAAAAAAGAGGTGACCAAGTCAAATGATAATGATGAGATCCCTTGTTCAGCAAAGAAGATCATCAAGAAGTGTGACCATGCTGAATCAAATGTGGACAGTACAATTGAGGCGGTGGCCAAAGGGGTCTGGAAGGACCCAGAGGAGAAGCTCAAGAAGAAGATCCAGAGCAGTCCCGGTGGTGGAAACTCTGGTTTGCCTAAAAAGAAGAGCAAACCCAAAGTCAAGACCTTTgtcaaagaaaaagaggaggagatggatgatGACAGTGGGCAGTGTGGGCAGTACAGCTCCTCTGAGGTGGAGATGAAGGAAGAGATGACTGATGTTAGTCCCAAGACAGAAGCTGAAGAAACAAGTATAGAAAGCACAGAACTTCAGGGCAGCATGGCAGAACCCCAAAACTCCCCCGGCAGCCCTTCACCTGCTAAGCTCAAAGAGGAGGACAAGGGGAAGGAGAGGTCGAGTGAAGCAGAGTGCAACCCAGAGAGCCGTGGCTCCAGGAAGTCAGAGAGGAGCTGCAAAGGGGCCTTGTATAAGACCCTCGTCTCTGAGGGAATGCTGACATCACTGAGAGCCAATATCGACAGAG GTAAAAGAGGTGCTCTCCGTGCTTCTGATCATGATGCAAACTGGAGTGATGACAGCTGGACAGTTTCTCAGATGGGACCTAATAACCCCAAGAAGCTGAAAAAGTCAAAGTCCAAAGATGAATCTTCACAGGG CCTAGGGAAACTGGAGGAAGAGTTTGAAAAGAAGTTTAACAGCCTGCCACAGTATAGCCCAATGACATTTGATAAGAAGGGGACTGCTGttgcaaagaagaagaagacggaCAGCTCCTCTGTTCAAGAGGAAGCCTCCAAAACCTGCAAAG GGCCATCTCCATCTCAGAAAAAGACTTCATTCCACAAGATTGTTaggaagcacaaacacaaaaaggagAAACCAGGTGCAGTGGAAAAAG TGGGACAGAGTGATTCCACCATGCTGGACTCAGCTTCAAAAGCCAAATCATGTGCCCCCATTGCCATAATGTGCCCAGATGTCCAGGGCACCACTAGTATGGAGATGCTAGTTGGTAGCCAGAAGAGGAAGGCTAGGAAGACCAAGATCACACACTTGGTGCGCACAGCTGATGGCAGTGTGTCTCCAGCTGAGG AGGACAAAATGAGGGACCTGAACCAGGAACAGGAGAAGAAGCCATTACCCCAACAGAATTTATGCAATGAAAAAGGGTGCTACAGTAATCCCAGACccgaggaggcagagaggagcacCGTACCGCAAGAGCTACCTGCTTTCTTCAGCCTGGCAGCCCTCGCTGAGGTAGCAGCCATGGAAAACGCTCATAG AGGGCAGAGAGGCCTGGCTGAGAGTCAGAAGAAAGAGCTTGCCCAGACTCCAGTCCTCATCTCCTGCGCTGATCAGTGA
- the LOC122995460 gene encoding HMG box transcription factor BBX isoform X2 — protein sequence MKGGGRGKEPSVAGEVTGKRPKRKCLQWHPLLSKKALDFSEEEEEEDEEELEKPVLCDRDQGSQVQCGSTTEEVEEDSNEQRARRPMNAFLLFCKRHRSLVRQEHPRLDNRGATKILADWWAVLEPKEKQKYTDMAKEYKDAFMKANPGYKWCPTTSKPVKSPSCQPVGNPRKKVWSFSSNSSKDSTTAKKVPKTDSMPQLNFAMADPTKMGGLSMLLLAGEHALTNREIPSSTKPSLPDTASEGNSFPEDKEEMLSGTILNRVPDITESRVTSALSPLAESSLSVAPEGKPCRQSALFQLAEMCLASEAGKMDTVVSQPEDSSSSASLQQTTVKPEIKEEKTETDNCPPSSHTSALLPSLPSVTSTSTDAIPPQLSSQNARVKKKCKKKEVTKSNDNDEIPCSAKKIIKKCDHAESNVDSTIEAVAKGVWKDPEEKLKKKIQSSPGGGNSGLPKKKSKPKVKTFVKEKEEEMDDDSGQCGQYSSSEVEMKEEMTDVSPKTEAEETSIESTELQGSMAEPQNSPGSPSPAKLKEEDKGKERSSEAECNPESRGSRKSERSCKGALYKTLVSEGMLTSLRANIDRGKRGALRASDHDANWSDDSWTVSQMGPNNPKKLKKSKSKDESSQGLGKLEEEFEKKFNSLPQYSPMTFDKKGTAVAKKKKTDSSSVQEEASKTCKGPSPSQKKTSFHKIVRKHKHKKEKPGAVEKAVGQSDSTMLDSASKAKSCAPIAIMCPDVQGTTSMEMLVGSQKRKARKTKITHLVRTADGSVSPAEEDKMRDLNQEQEKKPLPQQNLCNEKGCYSNPRPEEAERSTVPQELPAFFSLAALAEVAAMENAHRGQRGLAESQKKELAQTPVLISCADQ from the exons ATGAAAGGTGGAGGAAGGGGTAAGGAACCGTCTGTTGCAGGGGAGGTCACTGGCAAGCGCCCCAAACGCAAATGCCTGCAGTGGCacccacttctctccaaaaaggCTCTGGATTTctctgaggaagaagaggaggaggatgaagaggagctggagaag CCAGTGCTGTGTGACCGGGACCAGGGGTCGCAGGTGCAGTGTGGAAGCACAACAGaagaagtggaggaggactCCAACGAACAGCGGGCTCGACGGCCAATGAAtgccttcctcctcttctgcaaACGCCACCGCTCCCTGGTGCGGCAGGAGCACCCTCGTCTGGACAACCGTGGGGCCACTAAGATCCTGGCTGACTGGTGGGCTGTGTTGGAGCCCAAGGAGAAGCAGAAATACACTGACATGGCTAAGGAG TACAAGGACGCCTTTATGAAGGCTAACCCAGGCTACAAGTGGTGTCCCACCACCAGCAAACCAGTGAAGAGCCCTTCATGTCAGCCAGTTGGCAACCCCCGCAAAAAAGTTTGGTCCTTCTCTTCCAACTCATCCAAGGACTCGACCACTGCCAAAAAAGTGCCCAAAACTGACAGCATGCCACAGTTAAACTTTGCCATGGCAG ATCCTACAAAGATGGGAGGCCTTAGCATGCTGCTGTTAGCCGGGGAACATGCCCTCACAAATAGAGAG ATCCCTTCCAGCACTAAACCTAGTTTACCAGATACAGCCAGCGAAGGGAACTCCTTTCCAGAAGATAAGGAAGAG ATGTTGTCTGGGACAATACTGAACAGAGTGCCTGACATCACTGAAAGCAGGGTCACGTCTGCCCTTTCCCCACTGGCAGAG TCATCTCTATCTGTGGCACCTGAAGGAAAACCATGCAGACAGTCTGCTCtcttccagctggctgag aTGTGTTTAGCGTCTGAAGCTGGAAAGATGGACACAGTCGTATCTCAGCCAGAGGACAGCTCTTCTTCAGCCTCTCTCCAGCAAACTACAGTCAAGCCTGAGATcaaggaggagaaaacagaaacagacaactgtcctccctcctctcaCACTTCAGCCCTCTTACCTTCGCTCCCCTCTGTCACTTCTACCTCCACTGATGCCATTCCCCCACAACTCAGCAGCCAAAATGCACGTGTCAAAAAGAAGTGCAAGAAAAAAGAGGTGACCAAGTCAAATGATAATGATGAGATCCCTTGTTCAGCAAAGAAGATCATCAAGAAGTGTGACCATGCTGAATCAAATGTGGACAGTACAATTGAGGCGGTGGCCAAAGGGGTCTGGAAGGACCCAGAGGAGAAGCTCAAGAAGAAGATCCAGAGCAGTCCCGGTGGTGGAAACTCTGGTTTGCCTAAAAAGAAGAGCAAACCCAAAGTCAAGACCTTTgtcaaagaaaaagaggaggagatggatgatGACAGTGGGCAGTGTGGGCAGTACAGCTCCTCTGAGGTGGAGATGAAGGAAGAGATGACTGATGTTAGTCCCAAGACAGAAGCTGAAGAAACAAGTATAGAAAGCACAGAACTTCAGGGCAGCATGGCAGAACCCCAAAACTCCCCCGGCAGCCCTTCACCTGCTAAGCTCAAAGAGGAGGACAAGGGGAAGGAGAGGTCGAGTGAAGCAGAGTGCAACCCAGAGAGCCGTGGCTCCAGGAAGTCAGAGAGGAGCTGCAAAGGGGCCTTGTATAAGACCCTCGTCTCTGAGGGAATGCTGACATCACTGAGAGCCAATATCGACAGAG GTAAAAGAGGTGCTCTCCGTGCTTCTGATCATGATGCAAACTGGAGTGATGACAGCTGGACAGTTTCTCAGATGGGACCTAATAACCCCAAGAAGCTGAAAAAGTCAAAGTCCAAAGATGAATCTTCACAGGG CCTAGGGAAACTGGAGGAAGAGTTTGAAAAGAAGTTTAACAGCCTGCCACAGTATAGCCCAATGACATTTGATAAGAAGGGGACTGCTGttgcaaagaagaagaagacggaCAGCTCCTCTGTTCAAGAGGAAGCCTCCAAAACCTGCAAAG GGCCATCTCCATCTCAGAAAAAGACTTCATTCCACAAGATTGTTaggaagcacaaacacaaaaaggagAAACCAGGTGCAGTGGAAAAAG CAGTGGGACAGAGTGATTCCACCATGCTGGACTCAGCTTCAAAAGCCAAATCATGTGCCCCCATTGCCATAATGTGCCCAGATGTCCAGGGCACCACTAGTATGGAGATGCTAGTTGGTAGCCAGAAGAGGAAGGCTAGGAAGACCAAGATCACACACTTGGTGCGCACAGCTGATGGCAGTGTGTCTCCAGCTGAGG AGGACAAAATGAGGGACCTGAACCAGGAACAGGAGAAGAAGCCATTACCCCAACAGAATTTATGCAATGAAAAAGGGTGCTACAGTAATCCCAGACccgaggaggcagagaggagcacCGTACCGCAAGAGCTACCTGCTTTCTTCAGCCTGGCAGCCCTCGCTGAGGTAGCAGCCATGGAAAACGCTCATAG AGGGCAGAGAGGCCTGGCTGAGAGTCAGAAGAAAGAGCTTGCCCAGACTCCAGTCCTCATCTCCTGCGCTGATCAGTGA